Proteins from a single region of Euzebyales bacterium:
- a CDS encoding nuclear transport factor 2 family protein produces the protein MTKTTDEVIDRFNQAFQERDATLLEDIIAPHCVMESVQPAPDGTRYEGYDASFSSWKALIEDTTSHFEVEDVHTGDEWALIRWRYVWGPGPDDSVRGVNVMQVIDGKIVEAAGYSKTAPVVAALKS, from the coding sequence ATGACCAAGACAACCGACGAGGTCATCGACCGCTTCAACCAGGCGTTCCAAGAGCGGGACGCCACCCTCCTCGAGGACATCATCGCTCCTCACTGCGTCATGGAGAGCGTCCAGCCAGCCCCTGACGGCACCCGCTACGAGGGCTATGACGCGTCGTTCAGCTCCTGGAAGGCGCTCATCGAGGACACCACCAGCCACTTCGAGGTCGAGGACGTCCACACCGGCGACGAGTGGGCGCTCATCCGCTGGCGGTACGTCTGGGGCCCCGGCCCCGACGACTCGGTCCGTGGCGTCAACGTCATGCAGGTCATCGACGGCAAGATCGTCGAGGCCGCCGGCTACTCGAAGACCGCGCCGGTCGTCGCCGCCCTGAAGAGCTGA
- a CDS encoding alpha/beta hydrolase codes for MTTVNANKVALGIESFGGDDAPLVLLAGGTTMLSWPDALCERLAAGGRRVVRYDLRDSGESTTANPTAPAYTLRDLAADAAALADALGGGPAHLAGIGVSGMVAQVAVLNYPSAFSALTLAGTATSTNVSTASSPAQP; via the coding sequence ATGACCACCGTCAACGCTAATAAGGTCGCCCTGGGAATCGAGTCCTTTGGTGGCGATGACGCACCACTCGTCCTGCTCGCGGGCGGGACGACGATGCTCTCCTGGCCCGACGCGCTCTGCGAGCGCCTCGCCGCCGGCGGGCGGCGCGTGGTGCGCTACGACCTGCGCGACAGCGGCGAGTCGACGACGGCGAACCCGACGGCGCCCGCTTACACCCTGCGCGACCTCGCCGCCGACGCCGCTGCCCTTGCCGACGCTCTCGGCGGCGGGCCCGCGCACCTCGCCGGGATCGGCGTCAGCGGGATGGTCGCCCAGGTCGCCGTGCTCAACTATCCGAGCGCGTTCTCGGCGCTCACCCTGGCCGGCACCGCCACATCTACCAACGTGTCGACTGCATCCTCGCCCGCCCAGCCATGA